Within the Vigna angularis cultivar LongXiaoDou No.4 chromosome 10, ASM1680809v1, whole genome shotgun sequence genome, the region GTGTTTATTTGTTACTTGAACAAGAGAAAAAGCTCTATAAGGCATACCATTTATATGTTTGTTGGAAAACATTAAAAACGAAAAATTCCTTATCATAGTGTGACACTTGGAGGGACATGGTCAAACTTAAGTTATTTCAGCAGAGAAAATGGTACAAAAATAGCattgtttatttgagttgaTGGGCCGTATCATTTATGATTTATAGTTGCAGATTGACAATGGTGGATTTAATTGGAAATGAAATGATGAATTAAGTTGCATGAAATACGAAACGCACCTAAACCCTATAAGCGTGTTTTTCAATTTGAGTGAGTTTGTGGCGTTTAGCCGCTGCTGCCACATTAATTCATCAACCGTCAGTTGCCGTTGCCGTTGCCGACGCAACTCCGTAGTTAGGTGGCCCAATCATTTTCTTCATATCTTTTTCCGTTCTTTTTTTCTTCGTTATAGGATAAATTAgcaatttaagaaataaaatcgTATAAAGTAATTTTCAAGAATGAAACATTTTTCAATGTATTCCACTAATTTTTGGAAACTAATACAACAGATTTCTCTATgcttaacaaaatatttattataataattatttattacacttcaataaaaaattaaacattattcAAATGATCAAGTGGGCTTAACACGGGATGAGACAAAAGTTTCTGTATTGGGCATATCTctacaagaaaaattaatggTAGATAATTATAGATTGATAGTTAAAACACTCCATTTAATGGtcatgattttataataaatatatgaagaacattgattaaaaaatattgaattcaaTTTCTTAATTTACTATTATGATGAAATACATTGAAAAgtgacacattttttttttttgcttttactATTTTAGTTGCATTTTAATGATGTTTGTTAATATTTCGGAGTTGGCATGATATATAGTTACGGGTGTCTGATTccctttttaacttttttatttatttttgttttaaaaattctatttttagaacaaattaataatattaaaaaaaacttactaATGGAATCGTAACAATATATAGTATACTATACAAATATTTGAACTTGAAGtgaatagttttaaattttctgttcCTTCAAAGAGTgtggtttaatttatttattttctacaaatgaagaaatacaataattttaccttattttattacatatatGTAAACTAGTTCAAAAttagttgaagagaaaaaagtataaatagCATAAGATAAATAATCTTGTATTCAACTTTGAAAATGAGATTTAagtagattttttaaaataagatactAAACAATGTtagaaaaagtaatttaaatcatttatataatttttttattataaaatatttaatacaaataatCGAGGTAATGTAATGAAAACTATTGATTTTAATGATCAAGTCTAAGTTCTATCAAATTTAAGGAcaatatatttatcaataatttagaattttataattatctttataACATTTAGATATGTAGTTGAATAATACTTCGATATCATTTATATCCCAAATTAGGTTAACCGAGAAACTTTATGTTGTAGATTACAAGTGTTTATTGTCTTTTTAGTAAAAACATGCTTGTTAGTTAAAATAGGGTAATttagagaaaaacaaatttatcccttgaaaaaaaaaaaaaattatgcatgTAATCCCTTGAAACCCTTTAAGCTTTTTACAAAGTATAACTTATCAAGGTACGAtgtcaattaaatttaaaaaaactagcGAAACAAAAAGTGAAAAGTGTGCAAGAGAACCTAATTAGATGaaaataaccaaattaaaacaTTGGCAATGACACAAACCAAAAGAGAGACACTTATAGTGATAAAATAAAGCAAACAAAAAATACAAGTGACAACAATAGAAATTAAAGGAAAAAGCAAGTGTccatgaaaattatttttagaaccTCTTCTATACATTCAAATTAtgtcatatatttaaaattttccatttcttaaaagaaattaatttcacttttaGGTATGATTTTAGTTAGTGAGCCAAATTGAATCCATTGTATAGAACCAATGTATGATTTTAGCCTTTTATAAGTTCTGGTTGAGGCAATTAAATTCTCACATGTAGCAGCAGCTATGTAATTCTAATACTTATACTAATGTATTAACGTTATATTTATTGGAGGCACACCTATCATGTAACGTTTACATGTGGACTATCATATTAGCCTAACAATTTTGGCATGTCATCGTGGTCTTTAACAATACATGTGTAATGTTTTTTTGTAAGTTTCATGAtatgtaattttagttttccaaattttataattaaatgatttcaTTCTCCCAAATACGAACTTGGCACGGTGATATGGTAAAATTTCACAAACTAAGTATTAcatattacaaatatttaataaatttatgatattttaaaaaaatttaaatatataaactgaaatattataactattaaatataagaaaaaacagGTATACTTTTTACAAGtatttatcataaaatcaaGTATAACATTAAACATTGATTGCATTTATGATTAAACGTACttagtaaaattataaataatactaGAAATGTCTCATTTGATAtacttaatattatatatacaatgCAGGTAATTAAATTGAGAATGTATAAGATGATAGATGTGTAAtagttagaaaataaaacagtttaattaagtaaaaagaaagaaatgaataaaaaatttaatgtatgtTTGAAACATGATTAATGGGGGAGATTTTTGGTTTAAGAAACGGGAAAAGTTTGTTTGAGACGgattaaaataaacattcatatttgatactacttttaataatataataatatatattatgcttttaaattaaaaaataatataattaaaataaaaatattattatataactgTGTTGTATGAATGTAATTTGTCGTTTTCTTCTATCAAAGTACCACTGGCCTTAAGAAACAGCAGGTGGGGGAGCAGGATTCCAGTCCATATCATCTTTCTCTTCTCACGcccatattttaaaaaataattacagcAAAAAACTCCACGTTTTTTGTAATTATCTTAGAAGCCCTATACTTGCAACAAAGTGTATATATAAGTCCCCATAACACTCCCTCAACTCAGCAACAACAATTGCTATAACATAAAACTTAGATTTGAGTCACTGAAAACATCAAAAGCCACATGGATTGGTTCCTAAAATCATCGGAAGCCATGTCCAACCTTAATCCATTCAACATCACCATCTTACTCATCCTCCCACTAACAACACTTCTTTTCGTTTTGCTACATCGTACTCGTCGAAGAGCACCGTATCCACCGGGACCAAAGGGTTTGCCCATCATAGGAAACATGTTGATGATGGACCAGTTAACCCACCGCGGTCTTGCCACCCTCGCCAAGCAATTCGGCGGCGTTTTCCACCTCCGCATGGGCTTCCTCCACATGATAGCCATCTCCGACCCCGACGCGGCGCGTCAGGTTCTCCAAGTCCAAGATAATATCTTCTCCAATCGCCCCGCCACCATCGCCATCAGCTACCTCACCTACGACCGCGCCGACATGGCCTTCGCACACTACGGCCCCTTCTGGCGCCAGATGCGCAAGCTCTGCGTCATGAAACTCTTCAGCCGAAAGCGCGCCGAGTCCTGGCAATCCGTGCGCGACGAGGTCGACGGTGCAGTCCGCTCCGTCGCGGCTTCCGCCGGAAAAGCCATCAACGTCGGCGAGCTCGTGTTCAACCTGACGAAAAACATCATCTACCGCGCGGCCTTTGGGTCGAGCTCCCAGGAGGGACAGGAAGAGTTCATTGGGATTCTGCAGGAGTTTTCGAAACTCTTTGGCGCTTTCAACATCGCGGATTTTATACCCTACCTCGGGCGCGTGGACCCGCAGGGGCTCAACGCGCGCCTTGCTAGGGCTCGCGGCGCGTTGGATAGCTTCATAGATAAGATCATTGATGAGCAcgtagagaagaagaagaatgggaAGGGTGTCTGTGATGGAGAAACGGACATGGTGGATGAGTTGCTCGCGTTCTACACCGAAGAGGCCAAGTTGAACAATGAACCTGAAGATTTGCAGAACTCTATCAGACTCACTAAGGATAACATCAAAGCTATCATTATGGTATCTATGGatccctttttatttattttttttataaatttcttatttttaacacatcaatatttttttatttctcttttattacCACATCCtaatctttattaaaaaaaattatatttttaagaactatttggtttttttttaagGCTGTAGGTATCATTTTCCATTTCATAATCCATCAAATATTTTCGCATGTCACTGTTTTGTCTATAGTGTAATTTAGACatcatttatttcttttcttgtctaaaaagtatttttagaaaaagtttATACGAACAAATTATCACCCTGTTTGGACTGCTTTCTACTTTAGTGGAATTTTCtagttgtaaaatataaaactgCTAGGTGTTTTTTTATGCAAGATTGAGAGGATTGGTTATAATACAAAAACGGATGAAAAATTGAACTTTTAAATGCTAGTGTTTGTTGGGAAATTAACCCGGAATATCTCTTATTATATTCATCCTTGACAATTTACCCCACCTTAAAGAAAGTGTCTCTGCTTGAGTTTAAAGGGAATATAGGTGTAAAATTAGCCActttcttaattataatatattatttttagaagtAATTTAACTTTCTAATTTCTTTAAAGGATGTTTCATGTCTTtttctgaaaaatatattaaaattttaatgttttttttgcaataaataaataaatttgtactTTTTAGACTTTAGTTAACTTTTGAATATGTTTACATGTTACATGAAAATACATGCTAACTGTTAAAGTATGTGCATCTCTGTCTATCATGTTGAAAATATATACATAGGTGTTTGTTAGGGAGGCTTCGATTTGTCAAAAGTTggttttttagtttattttctgAATTGTCAAAAGTTGATTTGCATGCCTTTGGTTAGAATTTTACATATAAGAATTTCTCCAATTATATGAGCACGTAGCTAACACTATAAATTATAGTATTTTCTAGAACATGCGTTTCGTTCTTACTTATTAAAGTAGGTTGAGTTATTAGAAACATTGCAAATTATATAAGAAATgtatattattacaaaagaaCATGTCTCCAAATTAATCATGATTATTCTTGCTGaaattgaaaaagtaaattcaagtttattatagttattgtcattataataaatgaatgaaGAAATAAAGTATATAAGATTGAGAAGATCAGAGATACAGCACCTGGAAACATAAGCCACCACCAAACATAGTGGGCTTTAATTTAGGTTGGTAGCATTTCACCTTCCATATCTAcaccttttcccttttcttatttattttcaattaaaatttggtTTCGAAAGCAAAATTCAATGGTAAATTTTTTGATATGGATGATTGGGCTGTGGGTACCAAATCACTTTTCGCATTTATTTATCTAAGGTTATgatcaaaaataaataattgagatttgactttaaaataattatttattttgtttttattctctttaccAGTTTTAACAGCAT harbors:
- the LOC108335166 gene encoding cytochrome P450 84A1, translated to MDWFLKSSEAMSNLNPFNITILLILPLTTLLFVLLHRTRRRAPYPPGPKGLPIIGNMLMMDQLTHRGLATLAKQFGGVFHLRMGFLHMIAISDPDAARQVLQVQDNIFSNRPATIAISYLTYDRADMAFAHYGPFWRQMRKLCVMKLFSRKRAESWQSVRDEVDGAVRSVAASAGKAINVGELVFNLTKNIIYRAAFGSSSQEGQEEFIGILQEFSKLFGAFNIADFIPYLGRVDPQGLNARLARARGALDSFIDKIIDEHVEKKKNGKGVCDGETDMVDELLAFYTEEAKLNNEPEDLQNSIRLTKDNIKAIIMDVMFGGTETVASAIEWAMAELMRSPEDQKRVQQELADVVGLDRRVEESDFEKLTFLKCALKETLRLHPPIPLLLHETAEEATVSGYFIPKKARVMINAWAIGRDKNSWEEPETFKPARFLEPGVPDFKGNNFEFIPFGSGRRSCPGMQLGLYALELAVAHLLHCFTWELPDGMKPSELDMGDIFGLTAPKATRLIAVPTKRVVCPLF